A single region of the Streptomyces virginiae genome encodes:
- a CDS encoding DUF948 domain-containing protein, with translation MSGVEVAGIIVAVFWAILISFLAVALVRLAQVLKATTKLVADVTDQAVPLLADASTTVRSARTQLDRVDAIASDVQEVTSNASALSSTVATAFGGPLVKVAAFGYGVRKALGKGDPAPSGGTPPKASRRTVIVGRTVPAARRRKQKG, from the coding sequence GTGTCCGGTGTAGAGGTGGCCGGGATCATCGTGGCCGTCTTCTGGGCCATCCTGATCTCCTTCCTCGCCGTGGCCCTGGTGAGACTGGCCCAGGTGCTCAAGGCGACCACCAAGCTGGTGGCCGACGTGACCGACCAGGCCGTCCCCCTGCTCGCCGACGCCTCCACCACCGTCCGCTCCGCGCGCACCCAGCTCGACCGGGTCGACGCCATCGCGAGCGACGTGCAGGAGGTCACCTCCAACGCCTCCGCGCTGTCCTCGACCGTGGCCACCGCCTTCGGCGGGCCGCTGGTGAAGGTCGCGGCCTTCGGCTACGGCGTCCGCAAGGCGCTGGGCAAGGGGGACCCCGCGCCGTCGGGCGGGACACCGCCGAAGGCATCCCGCCGAACCGTGATCGTCGGACGTACGGTGCCGGCCGCCCGGCGCCGCAAGCAGAAGGGCTGA
- a CDS encoding ATP-binding protein — MRQRPLRSTAGGNLPSELGRFIGRGGELAQVGRLLESSRLVTVTGVGGVGKSRLVLAAARVAAEEAQERYGDGVRLAELATVRDPALLELALAEALQLTDHTTRPPRTVLTEHLAGKRMLLVLDGFEQLVDECADLVRELLRRCPGLHVLAAGRRPLALDGESTFPLAPPPPEEALALLVERATAADPAFAVTAENRAALVELCARLDGIPLALELAAGRLRTLSPEQVLARLEDRFALLTGGGRGGLARHRALRTAIGWSHELCTPAERLLWARLSVFAGQFDLDAVEYVCAGPDVPVEDVLDLVGELLAQSLLIREETPAGVRFRMLETVRVYGAGWLESLGDAGRLRRRHRDWYLGLVTWCELDWFSPRQQEVAALVEVELPNVRLALECCLDEPDETHLGQYLAGTLWFYWAGCGRLTEGRHWLERTLEPVDRAVEYETSRLKALWVLGYVAALQGDAAASMSALYECRDGAAQSGNPVAAAYAVHRMGCLALVSDDMARAKELLGTALEQYRAAGELNSNVLMCQVELGMALAFLGDLPGALALCGEVREICEERGERWTKAYALYVLAYAALDAGRTQESRRLLTECVAINHVFHDLVGLVLALELLALVTVAEGDAAEAAVLQGAAEPMWGGVGLQLFGSGYFNAPRLMCREQAGELLGAERYAAYEAEGRALNREALVGRALSSPEERRGAGGVPRQAGRLRGSRVRSGRAAADQP, encoded by the coding sequence ATGCGACAGAGACCCCTTCGAAGTACCGCCGGGGGCAATCTTCCCTCGGAGCTCGGCCGGTTCATCGGGCGGGGTGGCGAACTCGCCCAGGTGGGGCGGCTCCTGGAGTCCTCGCGGCTCGTGACGGTGACCGGCGTGGGCGGGGTGGGCAAATCCCGGCTCGTACTGGCGGCGGCCCGGGTCGCCGCGGAGGAAGCGCAGGAACGCTACGGCGACGGGGTGCGGCTGGCCGAGCTGGCCACCGTACGGGATCCCGCGCTGCTGGAGCTGGCCCTCGCCGAGGCGCTCCAGCTGACCGACCACACCACCCGGCCGCCGCGGACCGTCCTGACCGAGCACCTGGCCGGGAAGCGGATGCTGCTGGTCCTGGACGGCTTCGAGCAGCTGGTCGACGAGTGCGCCGACCTGGTACGCGAGCTGCTGCGCCGGTGCCCGGGCCTTCATGTCCTCGCGGCGGGCCGGCGCCCGCTGGCCCTGGACGGGGAGTCGACCTTCCCGCTGGCCCCGCCGCCCCCCGAGGAGGCGCTGGCCCTGCTGGTGGAGCGGGCGACCGCGGCCGACCCGGCGTTCGCGGTGACCGCGGAGAACCGGGCGGCGCTGGTCGAGCTGTGCGCCCGCCTGGACGGGATCCCGCTGGCACTGGAGCTGGCGGCGGGCCGACTGCGGACGTTGTCCCCCGAGCAGGTGCTGGCCCGGCTGGAGGACCGCTTCGCGCTGCTCACGGGCGGGGGGCGCGGTGGGCTCGCCCGGCACCGGGCGCTGCGGACGGCCATCGGCTGGAGCCACGAGCTGTGCACGCCGGCGGAGCGGTTGCTGTGGGCGCGGTTGTCGGTGTTCGCCGGGCAGTTCGACCTCGACGCCGTCGAATACGTGTGCGCGGGTCCGGATGTGCCGGTGGAGGACGTGCTGGACCTGGTCGGGGAGCTCCTGGCCCAGTCCCTGCTGATCCGCGAGGAGACGCCCGCCGGGGTGCGGTTCCGCATGCTGGAGACCGTACGGGTGTACGGGGCGGGGTGGCTGGAGTCGCTCGGCGACGCGGGACGGCTGCGGCGGCGCCATCGGGACTGGTACCTGGGCCTGGTGACGTGGTGCGAGCTGGACTGGTTCAGCCCGCGTCAGCAGGAGGTGGCCGCGCTGGTGGAGGTGGAGCTGCCGAACGTGCGGCTCGCCCTGGAGTGCTGCCTGGACGAGCCGGACGAGACGCATCTGGGGCAGTACCTGGCGGGGACGCTGTGGTTCTACTGGGCGGGCTGCGGGCGGCTGACCGAGGGGCGGCACTGGCTGGAGCGGACCCTGGAGCCGGTGGACCGGGCGGTGGAGTACGAGACCTCGCGGCTGAAGGCCCTGTGGGTGCTGGGCTATGTCGCGGCGCTGCAGGGGGACGCGGCGGCCTCGATGAGCGCCCTGTACGAGTGCCGGGACGGCGCGGCGCAGAGCGGGAACCCGGTGGCCGCGGCCTACGCGGTGCACCGGATGGGCTGCTTGGCGTTGGTCTCGGACGACATGGCGCGGGCCAAGGAGCTGCTGGGCACGGCGCTGGAGCAGTACCGGGCGGCCGGCGAGCTGAACAGCAACGTGCTGATGTGCCAGGTGGAGCTGGGGATGGCGCTGGCCTTCCTCGGTGACCTGCCGGGCGCGCTCGCGCTGTGCGGGGAGGTCCGGGAGATCTGCGAGGAGCGCGGGGAACGCTGGACGAAGGCGTACGCGCTGTACGTCCTCGCGTACGCGGCCCTGGACGCGGGGCGCACGCAGGAGTCACGGCGACTGCTGACCGAGTGTGTGGCGATCAACCACGTCTTCCACGACCTGGTCGGCCTGGTGCTCGCGCTGGAGCTGCTCGCGCTGGTCACGGTCGCGGAGGGGGACGCCGCCGAGGCGGCGGTGCTCCAGGGCGCGGCGGAGCCGATGTGGGGCGGGGTGGGGCTGCAGCTGTTCGGCTCGGGGTACTTCAACGCCCCGCGTCTGATGTGCCGGGAGCAGGCGGGCGAGCTGCTGGGCGCCGAGCGCTACGCGGCGTACGAGGCCGAGGGGCGGGCGCTGAACCGTGAGGCGCTGGTCGGGCGGGCGCTGAGCAGCCCCGAGGAGCGGCGCGGCGCCGGCGGGGTGCCCCGGCAGGCGGGTCGGCTGCGCGGCTCCAGGGTGCGGTCCGGCCGCGCGGCGGCGGACCAGCCGTAG
- the rpsD gene encoding 30S ribosomal protein S4, with the protein MNQKRPKVKKSRALGIALTPKAVKYFEARPYPPGEHGRGRKQNSDYKVRLLEKQRLRAQYDISERQMARAYDRAKKAEGKTGEALVVELERRLDALVLRSGIARTIYQARQMVVHGHIEVNGDKVDKPSFRVRPDDVITVRERSREKVPFQVAREGGYAGEGETPRYLQVNLKALAFRLDRDPNRKEIPVICDEQLVVEYYAR; encoded by the coding sequence GTGAACCAGAAGCGACCCAAGGTCAAGAAGTCGCGTGCCCTCGGCATTGCGCTGACCCCGAAGGCCGTCAAGTACTTCGAGGCCCGCCCCTACCCGCCGGGCGAGCACGGCCGTGGCCGCAAGCAGAACTCGGACTACAAGGTTCGTCTGCTCGAGAAGCAGCGTCTGCGCGCTCAGTACGACATCTCTGAGCGTCAGATGGCCCGCGCGTACGACCGCGCCAAGAAGGCCGAAGGTAAGACGGGCGAGGCGCTTGTCGTCGAGCTCGAGCGTCGCCTCGACGCCCTGGTCCTGCGTTCGGGCATCGCCCGGACCATCTACCAGGCTCGCCAGATGGTCGTTCACGGCCACATCGAGGTCAACGGTGACAAGGTCGACAAGCCGTCGTTCCGTGTCCGCCCGGACGACGTCATCACCGTGCGCGAGCGCAGCCGCGAGAAGGTTCCGTTCCAGGTTGCCCGTGAGGGTGGCTACGCAGGCGAGGGCGAGACCCCGCGCTACCTGCAGGTCAACCTGAAGGCCCTGGCCTTCCGCCTGGACCGCGACCCGAACCGCAAGGAAATCCCGGTCATCTGCGACGAGCAGCTCGTCGTCGAGTACTACGCCCGCTGA
- a CDS encoding DUF2470 domain-containing protein, with protein MSRPHGIPLPSAQRSSDSDETESACADDKQGQPRPREGVRQLTGAERVRTLVESNASVSLTLIGARDSHEAEEFGTGLPVARTVTPDGDVILLVSGESAAARAAAHAQDDDLTAVIEITDVAPVSVAHRIRGRAWLAGWLTPVRGDDRAACAALLAERQPVGELLGMRESLDPPHAGRPAWMMLRLEVGEISVDDLWGAEHVDPEDLAAAEPDPMVAHESELLQHLHSAHGDRLGELGGLLGAREARGMSAVPLSLDRLGLRVRFTGGPAGSFDARFDFPEPVADICGLRRAMHSLFSAASY; from the coding sequence ATGTCTCGACCACATGGGATCCCCCTGCCCAGTGCGCAGCGCAGTTCGGATTCAGACGAAACAGAATCCGCTTGCGCCGACGATAAGCAAGGTCAGCCGCGTCCCAGGGAAGGCGTTCGGCAGCTCACCGGAGCCGAACGCGTACGAACCCTCGTAGAGTCCAACGCCTCAGTATCCCTCACGCTGATCGGTGCTCGTGACAGTCACGAGGCCGAGGAGTTCGGGACAGGGCTGCCGGTCGCACGGACCGTCACCCCGGACGGGGACGTGATTCTCCTTGTGTCAGGGGAATCCGCGGCTGCCAGGGCAGCCGCTCACGCCCAGGACGACGACCTCACCGCCGTGATCGAGATCACGGATGTGGCGCCGGTGTCCGTGGCCCATCGTATCCGAGGCCGCGCCTGGCTCGCCGGGTGGCTGACGCCGGTGCGCGGGGACGACCGCGCCGCCTGCGCCGCGCTGCTCGCGGAGCGACAACCCGTGGGTGAGCTGCTGGGCATGCGGGAGTCCCTCGATCCCCCGCACGCCGGGCGCCCGGCGTGGATGATGCTGCGCCTGGAGGTCGGCGAGATCTCCGTGGACGACCTGTGGGGCGCCGAGCACGTGGACCCGGAGGACCTGGCCGCGGCCGAACCGGACCCGATGGTCGCGCACGAGTCGGAGCTCCTGCAGCACCTGCACTCCGCCCACGGCGACCGGCTCGGCGAACTGGGCGGCCTGCTCGGCGCCCGCGAGGCCCGCGGGATGAGCGCCGTCCCCCTCTCCCTGGACCGCCTGGGCCTGCGCGTCCGCTTCACCGGCGGCCCGGCCGGCTCCTTCGACGCCCGCTTCGACTTCCCGGAGCCGGTCGCGGACATCTGCGGCCTGCGCCGGGCGATGCACTCCCTGTTCTCGGCCGCCTCGTACTAG
- the alaS gene encoding alanine--tRNA ligase: protein MESAEIRRRWLSFFEERGHAVVPSASLIADDPTLLLVPAGMVPFKPYFLGETKPPAPTLTSVQKCVRTPDIEEVGKTTRHGTFFQMCGNFSFGDYFKEGAIKYAWELLTSSVADGGYGLEPEKLWITVYLDDDEAEQIWREKIGVPAERIQRLGKKDNFWSMGVPGPCGPCSEINYDRGPEFGVEGGPAVNDERYVEIWNLVFMQYERGAGDGKEDFPILGDLPSKNIDTGLGLERLAMILQGVQNMYETDTLRVVMDKATELTGVRYGAAQGTDVSLRVVADHIRTSTMLIGDGVTPGNEGRGYVLRRIMRRAIRNMRLMGATGPVVQDLINVVVETMGQQYPELVTDRKRIETVALAEEAAFLKAIKGGTNILDTAVTETKATGGTVLSGDKAFLLHDTWGFPIDLTLEMAAEQGLSVDEPGFRRLMQEQRDRAKADAKAKKTGHADMSAYREIADGAGATEFTGYATTQGESTIVGLLVNGVSAPAASEGDEVEVVLDRTPFYAEGGGQLADQGRIKLDSGAVINVRDVQQPVPGVSVHKGSVQVGEVTVGASAYAAIDIHRRRAIARAHSATHLTHQALRDALGPTAAQAGSENSPGRFRFDFGSPNAVPGSVLTDVEQKINDVLSRELDVTAEIMSIDEAKKQGAIAEFGEKYGERVRVVTIGDFSKELCGGTHVGNTAQLGLVKLLGESSIGSGVRRVEALVGVDAYNFLAKEHTVVAQLQELVKGRPEELPEKIASMLGKLKDAEKEIEKFRAEKVLQAAAGLAQNAQDIKGVALVVGQVADGIGADDLRKLVLDVRGRIPGDRPAVVALFTVANDRPLTVIATNEPARERGLKAGDLVRTAAKTLGGGGGGKPDVAQGGGQNPAAVPEAISAVERLVVETV from the coding sequence ATGGAGTCGGCCGAGATTCGCCGCCGCTGGCTGAGCTTCTTCGAGGAGCGCGGTCACGCCGTTGTCCCTTCGGCGTCGCTCATCGCGGACGACCCGACTCTGCTGCTGGTGCCCGCGGGCATGGTGCCGTTCAAGCCCTACTTCCTGGGTGAGACCAAGCCGCCGGCCCCGACGCTCACCAGCGTCCAGAAGTGCGTCCGCACGCCGGACATCGAAGAGGTGGGCAAGACCACCCGCCACGGCACGTTCTTCCAGATGTGCGGCAACTTCTCCTTCGGGGACTACTTCAAGGAAGGCGCCATCAAGTACGCCTGGGAGCTGCTCACCAGCTCCGTGGCGGACGGCGGCTACGGCCTGGAGCCCGAGAAGCTCTGGATCACCGTCTACCTCGACGACGACGAGGCCGAGCAGATCTGGCGCGAGAAGATCGGCGTCCCCGCCGAGCGCATCCAGCGTCTGGGCAAGAAGGACAACTTCTGGTCCATGGGCGTCCCCGGCCCCTGCGGCCCGTGCTCCGAGATCAACTACGACCGCGGCCCCGAGTTCGGCGTCGAGGGCGGCCCCGCCGTCAACGACGAGCGCTACGTGGAGATCTGGAACCTGGTCTTCATGCAGTACGAGCGTGGCGCCGGCGACGGGAAGGAAGACTTCCCGATCCTCGGCGACCTGCCGTCGAAGAACATCGACACGGGTCTGGGTCTCGAACGCCTCGCGATGATCCTGCAGGGCGTGCAGAACATGTACGAGACCGACACCCTGCGCGTCGTCATGGACAAGGCCACCGAGCTGACCGGCGTGCGCTACGGCGCCGCCCAGGGCACGGACGTCTCGCTGCGCGTGGTCGCCGACCACATCCGCACCTCGACCATGCTCATCGGCGACGGCGTCACCCCCGGCAACGAGGGCCGCGGCTACGTGCTGCGCCGCATCATGCGCCGCGCCATCCGCAACATGCGCCTCATGGGCGCCACCGGTCCCGTCGTCCAGGACCTGATCAACGTCGTCGTCGAGACGATGGGTCAGCAGTACCCGGAGCTCGTCACCGACCGCAAGCGCATCGAGACCGTCGCGCTCGCCGAGGAGGCCGCCTTCCTCAAGGCCATCAAGGGCGGCACCAACATCCTCGACACCGCCGTGACCGAGACCAAGGCCACCGGTGGCACGGTCCTCTCCGGGGACAAGGCGTTCCTGCTCCACGACACCTGGGGCTTCCCGATCGACCTCACCCTGGAGATGGCCGCGGAGCAGGGCCTCTCCGTGGACGAGCCCGGCTTCCGCCGCCTGATGCAGGAGCAGCGCGACCGCGCCAAGGCCGACGCCAAGGCCAAGAAGACCGGCCACGCGGACATGTCCGCCTACCGGGAGATCGCCGACGGCGCCGGCGCCACCGAGTTCACCGGCTACGCCACCACCCAGGGCGAGTCCACCATCGTCGGCCTGCTGGTCAACGGCGTCTCCGCGCCCGCCGCCTCCGAGGGCGACGAGGTCGAGGTCGTCCTCGACCGCACCCCCTTCTACGCCGAGGGCGGCGGCCAGCTCGCCGACCAGGGCCGGATCAAGCTCGACTCGGGCGCCGTCATCAACGTCCGCGACGTGCAGCAGCCGGTCCCGGGCGTCTCCGTGCACAAGGGCTCCGTCCAGGTCGGCGAGGTGACGGTGGGCGCCTCCGCGTACGCCGCCATCGACATCCACCGTCGGCGGGCCATCGCCCGCGCCCACTCGGCCACGCACCTGACCCACCAGGCGCTGCGCGACGCCCTCGGCCCGACGGCCGCCCAGGCCGGTTCCGAGAACAGCCCCGGCCGCTTCCGCTTCGACTTCGGCTCCCCGAACGCCGTCCCCGGCTCGGTCCTCACCGACGTCGAGCAGAAGATCAACGACGTGCTGTCGCGCGAACTCGACGTCACGGCCGAGATCATGAGCATCGACGAGGCGAAGAAGCAGGGCGCCATCGCCGAGTTCGGCGAGAAGTACGGCGAGCGCGTGCGCGTCGTGACCATCGGCGACTTCTCCAAGGAGCTGTGCGGCGGCACCCACGTCGGCAACACCGCCCAGCTGGGTCTGGTGAAGCTGCTCGGCGAGTCCTCCATCGGCTCCGGCGTGCGCCGCGTCGAGGCCCTCGTGGGCGTGGACGCGTACAACTTCCTCGCCAAGGAGCACACGGTCGTCGCCCAGCTGCAGGAGCTGGTCAAGGGCCGTCCGGAGGAGCTGCCGGAGAAGATCGCCTCCATGCTCGGCAAGCTGAAGGACGCCGAGAAGGAGATCGAGAAGTTCCGCGCGGAGAAGGTCCTGCAGGCCGCTGCCGGGCTCGCCCAGAACGCCCAGGACATCAAGGGCGTCGCCCTGGTCGTCGGCCAGGTGGCGGACGGCATCGGCGCCGACGACCTGCGCAAGCTGGTCCTCGACGTCCGCGGCCGCATCCCGGGCGACCGCCCGGCCGTCGTGGCCCTGTTCACCGTGGCGAACGACCGCCCGCTGACCGTGATCGCCACCAACGAGCCCGCCCGCGAGCGCGGTCTCAAGGCCGGCGACCTGGTCCGTACGGCCGCCAAGACCCTCGGTGGCGGCGGTGGCGGCAAGCCGGACGTCGCCCAGGGCGGCGGCCAGAACCCGGCCGCCGTTCCGGAGGCCATCAGCGCCGTCGAGCGCCTCGTCGTCGAGACGGTCTGA
- a CDS encoding HNH endonuclease family protein — protein sequence MATSRPFALALVLALVGPAMAGCHHDDTASDRAGAVALVGRVPLVGAGFPPDAAAAKAQLARLKVEPGRNWETYKRENFGKYWSDETDAVGGRNGCDTRDDVLRRDLDDLREGDRNPCVVLSGTLHDPYTGKVLPYTYRRATQIQTDHVVALGAAWRGGAYAWTPQRRLEYANDLDVLLAVDKRTNYDKGSRTADKWRPPRRAYRCEYARRYTGIKARYGLSVTAPEKLALQDMLATCPA from the coding sequence ATGGCAACGTCTCGGCCGTTCGCCCTCGCCCTCGTGCTCGCCCTCGTCGGGCCCGCGATGGCCGGATGCCACCACGACGACACCGCGTCCGACCGGGCCGGCGCGGTCGCCCTGGTCGGGCGGGTGCCGTTGGTCGGCGCCGGATTCCCGCCCGACGCGGCGGCCGCCAAGGCGCAGCTGGCCCGGCTGAAGGTCGAGCCGGGCCGCAACTGGGAGACGTACAAGCGCGAGAACTTCGGCAAGTACTGGTCCGACGAGACCGACGCCGTCGGCGGGCGCAACGGCTGCGACACCCGCGACGACGTGCTGCGCAGGGACCTCGACGATCTCCGCGAAGGGGACCGGAACCCGTGCGTCGTGCTCTCCGGCACGCTCCACGACCCGTACACCGGCAAGGTGCTGCCCTACACCTACCGGCGCGCCACACAGATCCAGACCGACCACGTGGTCGCGCTCGGCGCCGCCTGGCGGGGCGGCGCGTACGCGTGGACCCCGCAGCGCAGGCTGGAGTACGCCAACGACCTCGACGTACTGCTCGCCGTGGACAAGCGGACCAACTACGACAAGGGCAGCCGGACGGCCGACAAGTGGCGGCCGCCGCGGCGTGCGTACCGGTGCGAGTACGCGCGCCGCTACACCGGCATCAAGGCCAGGTACGGCCTGTCCGTGACGGCGCCGGAGAAGCTCGCCCTCCAGGACATGCTGGCGACCTGCCCCGCGTGA
- a CDS encoding DUF6167 family protein gives MFRRAFWFTAGAAAGVWATTKVNRQLKKLTPESLAAQAADKAVEAGHRLKDFALDVKAGMTQREDELNDALGLHQDPDRLDNVTALPGPRRLRAIENTKTTYRPNLSYDRNEDH, from the coding sequence ATGTTCCGCCGAGCCTTCTGGTTCACCGCAGGCGCAGCCGCCGGCGTGTGGGCCACCACCAAGGTCAACCGTCAGCTGAAGAAGCTGACGCCGGAGAGTCTCGCCGCCCAGGCGGCCGACAAGGCCGTGGAGGCGGGACACCGCCTCAAGGACTTCGCCCTCGACGTCAAAGCGGGAATGACGCAGCGCGAGGACGAGCTGAACGACGCACTCGGGCTCCATCAGGACCCGGACCGGCTCGACAACGTCACGGCCCTTCCCGGGCCGCGGCGGCTGCGGGCCATCGAGAACACCAAGACCACATACCGCCCCAACCTTTCGTACGACCGGAATGAGGACCACTGA